From a region of the Methylocystis hirsuta genome:
- a CDS encoding acetyl-CoA C-acyltransferase: MSAAAPVAIVGAARTPIGAFLGELKDVSAPQLGAHAIEAAVTRAGLGPNDIDEVVMGCVLSAGLGQAPARQAALGAGLPETTGAVTINKMCGSGMKAVMLASDQLAVGGARVAVAGGMESMSNAPYLLDRARTGYRMGHRKVLDHMFLDGLEDAYEKGRLMGSFAEDCATEYQFTREMQDQYASTSLARAQRATSDDSFAQEIAPITLGKGANARAIASDELPGKAKAQDIARLKPAFREDGTITAANASAISDGAAALALMRVDEAERAGATPLAVIRGYVTVAGAPSRFSVMPIEAIRRLMARVGWAASDVDLFEINEAFAVVAMAAMRELDLPHEKVNVRGGACALGHPIGASGARIIVTLLAALEAKGLKRGVAALCIGGGEATAMAIERPG, translated from the coding sequence ATGAGCGCTGCCGCACCGGTCGCCATCGTCGGCGCCGCGCGCACCCCGATCGGCGCGTTTTTGGGAGAGTTGAAGGACGTCTCCGCGCCGCAGCTCGGCGCGCACGCCATCGAGGCGGCCGTGACCCGCGCCGGCCTGGGGCCGAACGACATCGATGAAGTCGTCATGGGCTGCGTCCTTTCCGCGGGCCTTGGGCAGGCCCCGGCGCGGCAGGCGGCGCTCGGCGCCGGACTGCCGGAGACGACGGGCGCCGTCACCATCAATAAAATGTGCGGCTCTGGAATGAAGGCGGTGATGCTCGCGAGCGACCAGCTCGCCGTTGGAGGCGCGCGGGTCGCGGTCGCCGGCGGCATGGAGAGCATGAGCAACGCGCCTTATCTGCTCGATCGCGCGCGCACCGGTTATCGAATGGGACACCGCAAGGTCCTCGATCACATGTTTCTGGATGGGCTGGAGGACGCCTACGAAAAGGGTCGGCTGATGGGCTCTTTCGCCGAGGACTGCGCGACGGAGTATCAATTTACCCGCGAGATGCAGGACCAATATGCGTCGACGTCGCTGGCGCGCGCGCAACGCGCTACGAGCGACGACTCTTTCGCGCAGGAGATCGCGCCAATAACGCTCGGCAAAGGCGCCAACGCGCGAGCCATCGCCAGCGACGAGCTGCCCGGCAAGGCCAAGGCGCAGGATATCGCCCGCCTTAAACCCGCCTTCAGGGAGGACGGCACGATCACCGCCGCCAACGCCAGCGCGATATCGGACGGCGCGGCGGCGCTCGCCCTGATGCGCGTCGACGAGGCCGAGCGCGCCGGCGCGACGCCGCTCGCCGTCATTCGCGGCTATGTCACGGTCGCGGGCGCTCCGAGCCGCTTTTCCGTCATGCCGATCGAAGCGATCCGCAGACTGATGGCGCGAGTCGGCTGGGCGGCAAGCGACGTCGACCTCTTTGAGATCAATGAGGCCTTCGCCGTCGTCGCCATGGCGGCGATGCGCGAACTCGACTTGCCGCATGAGAAGGTCAATGTCCGTGGCGGCGCCTGCGCGCTTGGCCATCCGATCGGCGCGTCGGGCGCGCGGATCATCGTCACGCTTCTCGCCGCTCTGGAGGCTAAGGGCCTAAAAAGGGGCGTGGCGGCGCTCTGCATCGGCGGCGGAGAAGCGACCGCGATGGCGATCGAGCGGCCGGGCTAG
- the hmgA gene encoding homogentisate 1,2-dioxygenase, translating into MSPTRYLHGFGNEFESEALPGALPMGQNSPQRCPYGLYAEQLSGSAFTAPNCLNRRSWLYRIRPSVLHVRNPKDIEQSHWKTAPCRDVGAPLGQLRWDASDVADDAGSFIEGMRTIVTAGDCGQRVGMAAHLYLAGRSMVDDYFYDADGELLIVPQFGDLRIFTEFGLLECSPGEICVVPRGVKFRVELSAGPSRGYVCENYGAPFTLPYRGVIGANGLADPRDFFSPTAAFEDKEKPCRLSVKWGGSFYRCDIDQSPLDVVAWHGNYAPYKYDLRKFCPVGALLFDHPDPSIFTVLTSPSDESGVGNVDFAIFPPRWQVAEHTFRPPWYHLNIMSEFMGLIYGRYDAKPSGFEPGGMSLHNAMLPHGPDAEAFEQASRADLGPAKIDDALAFMFESRLPLYPTSFAMSLETLQQDYAECWSGLRRHFTGNGP; encoded by the coding sequence ATGTCCCCCACGCGCTATTTGCATGGCTTCGGCAATGAGTTCGAGAGCGAAGCCTTGCCCGGCGCGTTGCCGATGGGGCAGAACTCGCCGCAGCGGTGCCCTTATGGCCTTTACGCTGAACAATTGTCCGGCTCCGCCTTCACCGCGCCGAACTGCCTCAACCGGCGCTCCTGGCTCTACCGCATACGACCCTCCGTCCTGCACGTCCGCAACCCCAAGGACATCGAGCAGAGCCACTGGAAAACCGCGCCCTGCCGCGATGTCGGCGCGCCGCTCGGGCAGCTGCGCTGGGACGCAAGCGACGTCGCCGACGACGCGGGGTCCTTCATCGAAGGAATGCGCACGATCGTGACGGCGGGCGATTGCGGCCAAAGAGTCGGCATGGCGGCGCATCTCTATCTCGCCGGACGGTCGATGGTCGACGATTATTTCTACGACGCCGACGGCGAGTTGCTGATCGTCCCGCAGTTCGGCGACCTGCGCATCTTCACCGAGTTCGGCCTCCTCGAATGCTCCCCCGGCGAGATATGCGTCGTTCCGCGCGGCGTGAAATTTCGGGTTGAGCTGTCGGCCGGCCCGTCTCGCGGCTATGTCTGTGAGAATTACGGCGCGCCGTTCACATTGCCCTATCGCGGCGTCATCGGCGCAAACGGACTCGCCGATCCGCGCGACTTCTTTTCGCCGACCGCCGCGTTCGAAGACAAGGAAAAGCCCTGCCGTCTGAGCGTCAAATGGGGCGGAAGTTTCTATCGCTGCGACATCGACCAATCGCCGCTCGACGTGGTCGCCTGGCATGGAAATTACGCGCCCTACAAATATGATCTGCGCAAATTCTGTCCCGTGGGCGCCTTGCTGTTCGATCATCCCGACCCATCAATTTTTACGGTGCTGACCTCTCCTTCAGACGAAAGCGGCGTGGGCAATGTCGATTTCGCGATTTTTCCGCCGCGTTGGCAAGTCGCGGAACATACGTTCCGGCCTCCCTGGTATCATTTGAACATTATGAGCGAGTTCATGGGCCTGATTTACGGACGCTACGACGCGAAGCCGTCCGGCTTCGAGCCCGGCGGCATGTCGCTGCACAACGCGATGCTGCCGCATGGCCCGGACGCGGAAGCCTTCGAACAGGCCTCGCGGGCGGACCTTGGCCCCGCGAAGATCGACGACGCTCTCGCCTTTATGTTCGAGTCTCGACTGCCGCTCTATCCGACCTCTTTCGCCATGTCGCTTGAAACCCTGCAGCAGGATTACGCGGAGTGCTGGTCGGGATTGCGCCGCCATTTTACCGGCAATGGACCGTGA
- a CDS encoding alpha-ketoacid dehydrogenase subunit beta: MAEITLVEAVNLALARAMSEDKDVLLLGEDIGVNGGVFRATNGLQARFGRERVIDTPLAEGGIAGVAVGMAAMGLKPVAEIQFSGFIYPAIDQIINHASRMRNRTRGRLTCPMVLRSPCGAGIHAPEHHSESPEAMFAHMPGLRVVAPSSPARAYGLLLASVRDPDPVIFLEPTRLYRLFRQEVEDDGVELPLDACFILREGADATVVTWGAMVPETLAAAEKLEEEGVTIEVIDVATLKPLDVETILRSVEKTGRCVIVHEAPRTAGFGAEVAAEIAERALYSLLAPIKRVTGYDVIVPLAKLEKQYIPSVDRIVDGVRQVMEAS, translated from the coding sequence ATGGCTGAAATCACTCTTGTCGAAGCGGTCAATCTCGCGCTCGCGCGCGCAATGAGCGAAGACAAGGACGTCCTCCTGCTTGGCGAGGACATCGGCGTCAATGGCGGCGTGTTTCGCGCCACGAACGGCCTGCAGGCGCGGTTCGGGCGCGAGCGGGTCATCGACACGCCCTTGGCCGAAGGCGGAATCGCCGGCGTTGCGGTCGGCATGGCGGCGATGGGGCTGAAGCCCGTCGCCGAAATCCAGTTTTCGGGTTTCATCTATCCGGCGATCGACCAAATCATCAATCATGCGTCTCGCATGCGCAATCGCACGCGCGGTCGGCTGACTTGTCCAATGGTGCTTCGCTCGCCTTGCGGCGCCGGCATTCACGCGCCCGAGCACCATTCCGAAAGTCCGGAGGCCATGTTCGCTCACATGCCGGGGCTTCGCGTCGTCGCGCCCTCATCCCCCGCCCGAGCCTACGGGCTGCTTCTGGCGTCTGTGCGCGATCCCGATCCGGTGATCTTTCTCGAGCCCACGCGCCTCTATCGTCTCTTCCGCCAAGAGGTCGAGGACGACGGCGTGGAGTTGCCGCTCGACGCCTGCTTCATCCTGCGCGAAGGCGCCGACGCGACGGTCGTCACCTGGGGCGCGATGGTGCCCGAAACGCTCGCCGCCGCCGAAAAACTCGAAGAAGAGGGTGTGACGATCGAAGTGATCGACGTCGCCACTCTGAAGCCTCTCGACGTGGAAACGATCCTGCGCTCCGTCGAAAAGACCGGACGCTGCGTCATCGTTCACGAGGCGCCGCGCACGGCGGGCTTTGGCGCCGAGGTCGCCGCGGAAATCGCCGAGCGCGCGCTTTACTCGCTGTTGGCGCCCATCAAGAGGGTCACCGGCTATGACGTGATCGTGCCGCTGGCGAAGCTGGAGAAGCAATATATTCCAAGCGTGGACCGCATCGTCGACGGCGTTCGGCAAGTGATGGAGGCGTCATGA
- the maiA gene encoding maleylacetoacetate isomerase, whose product MILYDYYRSSAAYRVRIAIALKGLVVERRPVHLLHGEQRDPGYRAKSPLAIVPTLQLDDGRVITQSLAIIDYLDALKPEPPLLPRDAVLAAQARATALSIACEIHPLANLRVIEALQRQFDAKDDQIAMWRRCWITEGLSAVEALIAPPAPFAFGAEPSLADICLIPQVYNARRFDVPLDDCPRILAVEAACAALPAFMEARPEAQPDAE is encoded by the coding sequence ATGATCCTTTACGACTATTATCGCTCGTCGGCCGCCTATCGCGTGCGGATCGCCATCGCGCTCAAAGGGCTCGTCGTGGAACGCCGCCCCGTCCATCTCTTGCACGGCGAACAGCGTGATCCCGGCTATCGCGCCAAAAGCCCGCTGGCCATTGTGCCGACCCTTCAGCTTGACGACGGTCGAGTCATTACCCAGTCGCTGGCGATCATCGATTATCTTGACGCGCTGAAGCCCGAGCCGCCGCTTTTGCCGAGAGACGCCGTTCTGGCGGCGCAGGCGCGGGCTACGGCGTTGTCGATCGCCTGCGAAATTCACCCGCTCGCCAATTTGCGGGTGATAGAGGCGCTGCAGCGACAGTTCGACGCCAAGGACGATCAGATCGCCATGTGGCGCAGGTGCTGGATTACCGAAGGGCTGAGCGCGGTCGAGGCGCTTATCGCGCCGCCTGCCCCTTTCGCCTTTGGCGCCGAGCCGTCGCTTGCCGACATATGCCTCATTCCGCAGGTCTATAACGCGCGGCGTTTCGACGTCCCGCTCGACGACTGCCCGCGCATCCTTGCCGTCGAGGCGGCTTGCGCCGCGCTCCCTGCTTTCATGGAAGCGCGTCCAGAGGCGCAGCCGGACGCCGAATGA
- the hppD gene encoding 4-hydroxyphenylpyruvate dioxygenase — MDPTLGGAGTPAENPMGTDGFEFVEFAHPDPAQLASLLEKMGFVAVARHRSKDVTLYRQGEVNYVLNAEPHSFAAEFQKAHGPSVCCIGFRVVDAAKAMRRAVSLGAKPVAFGVGPMELNIPAIEGVGGSLIYLVDRYGDQGSIWDIDFRWIGERDPNPPGVGLTNIDHLTHNVRRGRMDALAAWYERIFNFREIRYFDIEGKMTGLRSRAMTSPCGKIRIPINESSDEKSQIEEFLDAYKGEGIQHIACACRDIYETVVAMRNNGLDFMPAPPDAYYDALEHRLPGHGEPTQRLKELGILIDGLTTGARRLLLQIFSKTVIGPIFFEFIQRKGDEGFGEGNFRALFESIEEDQIRRGVLNRAAG, encoded by the coding sequence ATGGACCCGACGCTTGGCGGCGCTGGAACGCCCGCCGAAAACCCGATGGGAACAGACGGATTCGAATTTGTCGAATTCGCTCACCCCGATCCCGCGCAACTCGCCTCGCTGCTCGAGAAGATGGGCTTCGTCGCCGTCGCGCGTCATCGCTCCAAGGATGTGACGCTGTATCGGCAGGGGGAAGTGAATTATGTGCTGAACGCGGAGCCTCACAGCTTCGCCGCCGAATTCCAGAAAGCGCACGGGCCGTCGGTTTGCTGCATCGGCTTCCGCGTCGTCGACGCCGCAAAAGCGATGCGCCGCGCCGTCTCTTTGGGCGCCAAGCCTGTCGCCTTCGGCGTTGGCCCGATGGAGCTGAACATTCCCGCGATCGAGGGCGTCGGAGGTTCGCTCATCTATCTTGTCGACCGATATGGCGATCAGGGTTCGATCTGGGACATCGACTTTCGATGGATCGGAGAGCGCGATCCGAATCCCCCAGGCGTGGGGCTGACCAACATCGACCATCTGACTCACAATGTTCGGCGCGGCCGCATGGACGCGCTTGCGGCATGGTATGAGCGCATCTTCAATTTTCGTGAGATTCGCTACTTCGACATCGAAGGCAAGATGACAGGTTTGCGCTCTCGCGCCATGACGAGCCCCTGCGGCAAGATTCGCATCCCGATCAACGAAAGCTCCGACGAAAAGAGTCAGATCGAGGAGTTTCTGGACGCATATAAAGGCGAAGGCATTCAGCATATCGCCTGCGCGTGCCGGGATATTTATGAGACCGTTGTCGCGATGCGCAACAACGGGCTTGATTTTATGCCTGCGCCGCCGGACGCCTATTATGACGCGCTGGAGCATCGGCTTCCCGGCCACGGAGAGCCGACGCAGCGGCTCAAGGAGCTCGGCATTTTGATCGACGGACTTACGACGGGCGCCCGCCGTCTGTTGCTGCAGATTTTCTCCAAGACGGTCATTGGCCCAATCTTCTTTGAATTCATCCAGCGCAAGGGCGACGAAGGTTTCGGCGAAGGGAATTTCCGGGCGCTATTTGAATCGATCGAAGAGGATCAGATCCGCCGCGGCGTTTTGAACCGGGCGGCGGGCTAG
- a CDS encoding dihydrolipoamide acetyltransferase family protein translates to MNIFRLPDLGEGLQEAELVEWRVAAGEDVKVDQPLVAVETAKAVVEIPSPRAGRVERLFASAGDVIRIGAPLIGFEGAGEDAGSVVGAVQQSAAVVRDQPISVGHVGGAVRATPAVRALARKLNVDLAMVTPSGADGLITTQDIERVASILSETEAAEPLRGVRRAMAHNMAQAQAEVAAATIVDDADINAWSPGSDTTVRLIRALAQACKVEPALNAWFEPHAFARRVMKKIDLGVAVDLSEEGLFVPVLRDVGNRDAQDLRKGLDRMRQDAAARRIPPEELRGATITLSNFGMIAGRYAAPIVLPPTVAILGAGRIRDEVVAVDGAPAVHRILPLSLTFDHRVVTGGEAGRFLGAVIADLTLAS, encoded by the coding sequence ATGAACATCTTTCGTCTTCCCGATCTCGGAGAGGGGTTGCAGGAGGCCGAACTCGTCGAATGGCGCGTCGCCGCTGGCGAGGACGTTAAAGTCGATCAGCCGCTCGTGGCGGTCGAAACCGCCAAGGCGGTCGTCGAAATCCCATCGCCTCGCGCCGGCCGGGTTGAGCGCTTGTTCGCCTCCGCCGGAGACGTGATTCGCATCGGAGCGCCATTGATAGGTTTCGAGGGCGCCGGAGAGGACGCGGGCTCGGTGGTGGGCGCGGTTCAGCAAAGCGCCGCTGTGGTCCGCGACCAGCCGATCTCAGTCGGCCACGTCGGCGGAGCGGTGCGGGCGACGCCTGCGGTAAGAGCGCTTGCGCGCAAGCTGAACGTCGATCTCGCCATGGTGACGCCCTCCGGCGCGGACGGATTGATTACGACGCAGGACATCGAGCGCGTCGCGAGCATTCTCAGCGAGACGGAAGCCGCCGAGCCGCTGCGGGGCGTGCGCCGCGCCATGGCTCACAACATGGCGCAGGCGCAGGCGGAAGTCGCGGCGGCCACGATCGTTGACGACGCCGACATCAATGCCTGGAGCCCTGGAAGCGATACGACTGTCCGACTGATCCGCGCTCTTGCCCAGGCCTGCAAGGTGGAGCCTGCGCTCAACGCCTGGTTCGAGCCTCACGCCTTCGCGCGTCGCGTGATGAAGAAGATCGACCTTGGCGTCGCCGTGGATCTCTCAGAAGAGGGCCTGTTCGTGCCCGTGCTGCGGGATGTCGGCAACCGCGACGCGCAGGATTTGCGCAAGGGCCTCGACCGCATGCGGCAGGACGCGGCGGCGCGGCGCATTCCCCCGGAGGAGCTGCGCGGCGCGACCATCACGCTTTCAAACTTCGGCATGATCGCCGGGCGCTACGCCGCCCCGATCGTGCTGCCGCCCACGGTCGCGATCCTCGGCGCCGGCCGGATCAGAGACGAGGTGGTCGCTGTCGACGGCGCGCCCGCCGTGCATCGGATTTTGCCTCTGAGCCTGACCTTCGATCACCGCGTCGTCACCGGCGGCGAAGCAGGCCGCTTCCTGGGCGCTGTGATCGCCGATCTGACGCTCGCGTCCTAA
- the pdhA gene encoding pyruvate dehydrogenase (acetyl-transferring) E1 component subunit alpha, which translates to MGNIEMGFDLHMDLVQLLSPSGEISKAASKSAKDIERLIGFYRAMTRTRIFDNKAISLQRTGQLGTFASALGQEAIGVGAAAAMEERDVLVPSYRDHAAQFYRGMAMSECLLYWGGDERGSDFKNARGDFPNCVPVATQAPQAVGAAYALMARKEDRVVVTFIGDGGTSNGAFYEALNMAGVWKTPVVFIINNNGWAISTPRELESAAETLAQKGVAAGVEGRQVDGNDVIAVHEVVRRAIDKARSGGGPTLIEALTYRLGDHTTADDASRYRDPEIVRAQWTREPIARLRAYLVSEGAWSKEQEAELHKECAEEVDREVAAYLNASPLNCDAMFEHLYAKLPDALQWQREEARRFARRSANGDGNGHG; encoded by the coding sequence ATGGGAAACATTGAGATGGGCTTCGATCTCCATATGGATCTTGTTCAGCTGTTGTCGCCGAGCGGCGAGATCAGCAAGGCGGCCAGCAAATCGGCGAAGGACATCGAGCGATTGATCGGATTCTATCGCGCGATGACGCGAACCAGAATCTTCGACAACAAGGCGATCAGTCTTCAACGCACCGGTCAGCTGGGCACCTTCGCTTCGGCGCTTGGCCAGGAAGCGATCGGCGTCGGGGCGGCCGCGGCGATGGAAGAACGCGACGTGCTCGTGCCGTCCTATCGAGATCATGCAGCGCAATTCTATCGCGGCATGGCGATGTCCGAATGTCTGCTCTATTGGGGCGGCGACGAGCGCGGCAGCGACTTCAAAAATGCGCGCGGCGACTTTCCAAACTGCGTCCCCGTCGCCACGCAGGCCCCGCAGGCGGTCGGCGCGGCTTACGCGTTGATGGCGCGGAAGGAGGATCGCGTCGTCGTCACCTTCATTGGCGACGGCGGCACCTCCAATGGCGCCTTTTACGAAGCGTTGAACATGGCGGGAGTCTGGAAGACGCCTGTCGTGTTCATCATTAACAATAACGGCTGGGCGATATCGACGCCGCGCGAACTCGAGAGCGCGGCGGAGACTCTCGCGCAAAAGGGCGTCGCCGCCGGCGTTGAGGGGCGTCAGGTCGACGGCAATGACGTCATCGCGGTCCATGAAGTGGTGCGCCGGGCGATCGACAAGGCGCGATCGGGCGGCGGACCGACGCTGATCGAAGCGCTCACCTATCGGCTTGGCGATCACACCACCGCCGACGACGCGTCACGCTATCGCGATCCCGAAATCGTGCGCGCGCAGTGGACGCGCGAGCCGATCGCCCGACTGCGCGCCTACCTCGTGAGCGAAGGCGCTTGGTCGAAAGAGCAAGAGGCGGAGCTTCACAAGGAGTGTGCGGAAGAGGTCGATCGCGAGGTTGCGGCCTATTTGAACGCCTCGCCGCTGAACTGCGACGCCATGTTCGAGCATCTCTACGCAAAGCTCCCGGATGCCCTGCAGTGGCAGCGCGAAGAAGCGCGGCGATTTGCCCGGCGCAGCGCAAACGGCGACGGAAACGGTCATGGCTGA